The DNA window GGGCGGCGGTGATCCTGCTGGCGGCGCTCGCCGGCCGGACCCGATAGGGGGGCCGCATGGAGGTCGGGCTCGATTGGGGCACGGTCCTGGTCGCGGCGCTGGCCTACCTGTCCGCCCTGTTCGCCATCGCCCATTGGGCCGACCGGCGGGAAGCGGCGGGGCGCAGTATCATCGCCTCGCCCACCGTCTTCGCCCTGTCCTTGGCGGTCTATTGCACGACCTGGACATTCTACGGCTCGGTCGGGCGGGCGGCGACGCTGGGGATCGGCTTCCTGCCGGTCTATCTCGGCCCCACCCTGCTGATGCTGCTGGCCCCGCTGGTCCTGCGCAAGATCCTGCGCATCGCCAAGGCGCAGCGCATCACCTCCATCGCCGATTTCCTGGCCAGCCGCTATGGCCACAGCCCCCTGCTGGGCGGGCTGGTGGCGCTGACCGCCACCGTCGGCGTCACCCCTTACATCGCCCTACAGCTGAAAGCGGTCGCCGTCAGCTTCGACGCGCTGACCGGCGGCGGGCTGGAGACGGCCCCGGCCCCCATCCTCGACCAGGGATTCCTGATCGCCGCGGTGATGGCGCTGTTCGCCATCGTCTTCGGCGCCCGCCAGATCGACGCGGCGGAGCATCACCCCGGCATGGTCGCTGCCATCGCACTCGAATCGCTGGTGAAGCTGATCGCCTTCCTGGCCGTGGGAATCTTCGTGGTCTGGGGCCTGCACGGCGGGCTGGACAGCCTGTTCACCGCTGCCGCCTCCCGCCCCGACCTCGCCCGGCTGTTCGGCGGCGACATTGCGCTGGAAGGGGCGGCATCCGGGGTCTGGGTCACCACCACCATCCTGTCGGCGGCGGCGATGCTGTGCCTGCCGCGCCAGTTCCAGGTGATGGTCATCGAATCGGTGGACGAACGCCAGCTGGACCGCGCCGTCTGGCTGTTCCCGCTCTATCTGCTGCTGATCAACCTGTTCGTCCTGCCGGTGGCGCTGTCGGGGCTGCTGACCTTCGGCGGGCGGGTGGACCCCGACCTGTTCGTGGTCGCCCTGCCCCTGCATGGCGGGGCGGAGTGGCTGGCCCTGCTGGCCTTCCTCGGCGGATTGTCGGCCGCAGCGGGGATGATCGTGGTGGAGACGGTGGCGCTGTCCACCATGCTGTGCAACGACCTTGTGGTGCCCATCCTGCTGCGCTTCCGGCCGGCGGCGCTGGCGCGCTCGACCGATCCGGCGCCGCTGCTGCTGATGGTCCGGCGGGTCGCCATCGTCGCGATCCTGCTGTTCGGCTACGGCTATTACCGGCTGGCGGGATCGGCCTATGCGCTGGTGTCGATCGGGTTGATCTCCTTCGCGGCGGTGGCACAGTTCGCCCCGGCCCTGATCGGCGGGCTCTACTGGCGCGGGGCGACCCGGCGCGGCGCCATCGCCGGGGTGGCGGCGGGCACGCTGGTCTGGGCCTACACGCTGCTGCTGCCCAGCTTCGCGCGGTCGGGCTGGCTGCCCGCCAGCTTCATCGCCGACGGGCCGTGGAGCATCGCGGCGCTGCGGCCCTATGCGCTGTTCGGGCTGGAGGGCTGGGACCCGCTGGCCCATGCCCTGTTCTGGAGCGCGCTTGCCAACATCGGCGCCTATGTCGGGCTGTCGCTGTTCGACCGTCCCGACGCGGCGGAGCGGGCGCAGGCCGCCGCCTTCGTCGATGTGTTCGAACCGACGTCCGCCGCCAGTCCGCAGACCTCGCCGGCGGACTGGCGCAGTGCCGCCAGCGTCGGCGATCTCGCCCGCGTGGTCGCCCGCTTCCTCGGACCGCAGCGCGCCGAACAGGCCTTCGCCGGTGCCGACCCGGACGAGCCGGCGGGACCGGAGCGGCTGCGGCTGGCCGAACGGCTGCTGGCCGGCGCCATCGGCGGGGCGTCGGCGCGGGTGGCGCTCGCCTCCTCCGTCTCGGCGGGGGCGGTGGAGGCGGCGGAGCTTCTGCGCATGCTGGACGAGACCAGCGACGTCATCGCCCACAGCCGCCAGCTGGAACTGAAGACGGCGGAACTGGAGCGCGCCACCGACGCACTGCGCGCCGCCAACGAAAGGCTGACCGAGCTGGACCGGCTGAAGGACGATTTCCTGTCCACCGTGACGCATGAACTGCGCACGCCGCTGACCTCGATTCGCGCGCTGAGCGAGATCCTGCACGACGATCCGGAGCTGGAGGCGGACCAGCGGCAGGAATTCCTGGCCGTCATCATCAAGGAGAGCGAGCGGCTGACCCGCCTGATCAACCAGGTGCTCGACATGGCGAAGATCGAGGCCGGCGCGCTCGACTGGCGGATCGAGGCCATCGATCCGGCCGCCCTGCTGACCCAGGCGGTCGCGGCGACGGAGGCGCTGTTCCTGGAACGCGGCATCGCCCTGTCGGTGGATATCCCCGGCGACCTGCCGCCGGTGCGCGGCGACGAGGACCGGGTGATCCAGGTGGTGGTGAACCTGTTGTCCAACGCCGCGAAGTTCACGCCGTCCGGCGGCCGGACCCGGCTGGAGGCCCGGCCGGAAGGGGGAATGCTGCGTGTCACAGTGACCGACAGCGGCCCGGGCGTGGCACCGAAAGACCGCAAGCTGGTGTTCGAGCGTTTCCGTCAGGCCGGCGACACGCTGATCGGCAAGCCGGCCGGCACCGGCCTGGGACTTGCCATCGCCAGCCGCATCGTCGGGCATCTCGGCGGCCGGATCGGGGTGGAGGACGCCCCCGCCGGTCTGGACGCCGATTCGGGCAAGGGGGCC is part of the Azospirillum lipoferum 4B genome and encodes:
- a CDS encoding sensor histidine kinase, giving the protein MEVGLDWGTVLVAALAYLSALFAIAHWADRREAAGRSIIASPTVFALSLAVYCTTWTFYGSVGRAATLGIGFLPVYLGPTLLMLLAPLVLRKILRIAKAQRITSIADFLASRYGHSPLLGGLVALTATVGVTPYIALQLKAVAVSFDALTGGGLETAPAPILDQGFLIAAVMALFAIVFGARQIDAAEHHPGMVAAIALESLVKLIAFLAVGIFVVWGLHGGLDSLFTAAASRPDLARLFGGDIALEGAASGVWVTTTILSAAAMLCLPRQFQVMVIESVDERQLDRAVWLFPLYLLLINLFVLPVALSGLLTFGGRVDPDLFVVALPLHGGAEWLALLAFLGGLSAAAGMIVVETVALSTMLCNDLVVPILLRFRPAALARSTDPAPLLLMVRRVAIVAILLFGYGYYRLAGSAYALVSIGLISFAAVAQFAPALIGGLYWRGATRRGAIAGVAAGTLVWAYTLLLPSFARSGWLPASFIADGPWSIAALRPYALFGLEGWDPLAHALFWSALANIGAYVGLSLFDRPDAAERAQAAAFVDVFEPTSAASPQTSPADWRSAASVGDLARVVARFLGPQRAEQAFAGADPDEPAGPERLRLAERLLAGAIGGASARVALASSVSAGAVEAAELLRMLDETSDVIAHSRQLELKTAELERATDALRAANERLTELDRLKDDFLSTVTHELRTPLTSIRALSEILHDDPELEADQRQEFLAVIIKESERLTRLINQVLDMAKIEAGALDWRIEAIDPAALLTQAVAATEALFLERGIALSVDIPGDLPPVRGDEDRVIQVVVNLLSNAAKFTPSGGRTRLEARPEGGMLRVTVTDSGPGVAPKDRKLVFERFRQAGDTLIGKPAGTGLGLAIASRIVGHLGGRIGVEDAPAGLDADSGKGAAFWFTLPLAGTPADAASEALPRSSAD